One window from the genome of Jiangella alba encodes:
- a CDS encoding ABC transporter permease, protein MSVSSSLSRTGVAAWYERRSRRRSSRGADTSLAIGLAIIGVMMLAALLAGVLSPADPIRQDIPNALAPPGTDGHPLGTDALGRDVLTRMLYAARTDLFVAVGAVLLPLVIGVAVGTIAGYRGGIVDRVVTGVVNVVFAFPVMVLLIALVFILGPGIPTIIVAVTLVSWVSYARLARDLVRRERSMDYVLAAKVSGLPTRRILGRHILRNIIAQPVTFAMSDAVAIILFITALGFLGLGVPPPAPDWGTMIADAQPYFTTHWWLAVFPGLAICAAGLGLSLIADGLSQKWNAQ, encoded by the coding sequence GTGAGCGTCAGCAGCAGCCTGTCCCGCACCGGTGTGGCGGCGTGGTACGAGCGCCGGTCCCGCCGCCGCTCGTCGCGCGGCGCCGACACGTCGCTGGCGATCGGCCTGGCCATCATCGGCGTCATGATGCTGGCGGCGCTGCTCGCGGGCGTGCTGTCGCCGGCGGACCCGATCCGCCAGGACATCCCCAACGCGCTGGCGCCGCCCGGCACGGACGGCCACCCGCTCGGGACCGACGCGCTCGGCCGCGACGTGCTGACCCGGATGCTGTACGCCGCCCGGACCGACCTGTTCGTCGCCGTGGGCGCCGTGCTGCTGCCGCTGGTGATCGGCGTCGCCGTCGGCACGATCGCCGGGTACCGGGGCGGGATCGTCGACCGCGTCGTCACCGGGGTCGTCAACGTCGTCTTCGCCTTCCCCGTGATGGTCCTCCTGATCGCCCTCGTGTTCATCCTCGGGCCCGGCATCCCCACGATCATCGTGGCGGTGACGCTGGTCAGCTGGGTCTCCTACGCCCGGCTGGCCAGGGATCTGGTGCGGCGGGAACGGTCGATGGACTACGTGCTCGCGGCGAAGGTGAGCGGGCTGCCGACCCGGCGCATCCTGGGCCGGCACATCCTGCGCAACATCATCGCGCAGCCGGTCACGTTCGCGATGTCCGACGCCGTCGCCATCATCCTGTTCATCACCGCGCTCGGCTTCCTCGGCCTGGGCGTGCCACCACCGGCGCCCGACTGGGGCACGATGATCGCCGACGCCCAGCCGTACTTCACGACGCACTGGTGGCTGGCGGTCTTCCCCGGCCTGGCCATCTGCGCCGCGGGCCTCGGGCTGTCGCTGATCGCCGACGGCCTCTCGCAGAAGTGGAACGCCCAGTGA
- a CDS encoding ABC transporter ATP-binding protein, translated as MTGPDEHLLSVRGLRLRVGAEPHDVVRGASLHAARGEVVGIAGESGSGKSLTLRAIAGLLPTSVAVAGGDIEVDRVDVVRAGPQALRRLRGRTVGMVFQEPMTALNPTMRIGRQIAEAAMAHGGLSRSQARTRAVELLERVGFPEPARRYRQFPHQLSGGMRQRVVIAIALAGNPSLLLCDEPTTALDATVTLKILDLLTDLVRDLGIGIVFVTHDLGVAARICDRIAVMYAGQVVEEGPTEQLLRRPRHPYTLALLRAVPTRDRDIDALRAIPGNPPQRGEELPGCAFAPRCEYAEPECRSEIEFVPIGAGRSTACRRHPLLAAMAGGLHD; from the coding sequence GTGACCGGGCCGGACGAGCACCTGCTCTCGGTGCGGGGACTGCGGCTGCGCGTCGGTGCCGAGCCGCACGACGTGGTGCGCGGCGCGTCGCTGCACGCGGCCCGAGGCGAGGTCGTCGGCATCGCCGGCGAGTCCGGGTCCGGGAAGTCGCTGACCCTGCGGGCGATCGCCGGGCTGCTGCCCACCAGCGTCGCCGTCGCCGGCGGCGACATCGAGGTCGACCGGGTCGACGTCGTCAGGGCCGGCCCGCAGGCGCTGCGCAGGCTGCGCGGCCGCACCGTCGGCATGGTCTTCCAGGAGCCGATGACGGCGTTGAACCCGACGATGCGGATCGGGCGGCAGATCGCCGAGGCCGCCATGGCCCACGGCGGCCTCTCCCGGTCCCAGGCGCGGACCCGGGCGGTCGAGCTGCTGGAGCGGGTCGGTTTCCCCGAGCCCGCCCGCCGCTACCGCCAGTTCCCGCACCAGTTGTCCGGCGGGATGCGCCAGCGGGTGGTCATCGCGATCGCCCTGGCGGGCAACCCGTCGCTGCTGCTGTGCGACGAGCCGACCACCGCCCTGGACGCCACCGTCACGCTCAAGATCCTGGACCTGCTGACTGACCTCGTGCGCGACCTCGGTATCGGGATCGTGTTCGTGACGCACGACCTGGGCGTGGCGGCGCGGATCTGCGACCGCATCGCGGTGATGTACGCCGGCCAGGTGGTGGAGGAAGGACCGACGGAGCAGCTGCTGCGCCGGCCCCGGCATCCGTACACGCTGGCGCTGCTGCGGGCCGTGCCCACGCGCGACCGTGACATCGACGCCCTGCGGGCGATCCCCGGCAACCCGCCGCAGCGCGGCGAGGAGCTGCCCGGGTGCGCGTTCGCGCCGCGCTGCGAGTACGCCGAACCCGAGTGCCGGAGCGAGATCGAGTTCGTCCCCATCGGCGCCGGCCGCTCGACCGCCTGCCGGCGCCATCCGCTGCTGGCGGCCATGGCGGGAGGACTCCATGACTGA
- a CDS encoding ABC transporter permease, translating to MAFARFFASRLLQAVPVLLGVTLVVFVLIHLVPGDPAQTALGPRATPDAVDALHSQWGLDQPLHEQYLLFMERLLGGDLGTSLRFGQSAGDLIAARLPVTLWLIVYAAALACVFAVPLALWAASRPAALRDRVVRVISVVGLGVPGFWLGLVLIEVVSVNWLLLPAAGVEPGFLGHVESLFLPSLTIAAGMTPLVVRSLRTEVLRVTESDFVTTARAKGLTPHQIRMRHLLRNALAPSVTVLTVNVSFLIGGTLVIERVFGLGGLGDLMLTGIDARDFPLVQAVTLVLAVLVVIVNILGDLAQALIDPRVEVQ from the coding sequence ATGGCCTTCGCGAGGTTCTTCGCCAGCCGCCTGCTGCAGGCCGTGCCGGTCCTGCTCGGCGTGACGCTGGTGGTCTTCGTCCTGATCCATCTGGTGCCCGGTGACCCGGCCCAGACCGCCCTCGGGCCGCGGGCGACCCCGGACGCGGTCGACGCGCTGCACAGCCAGTGGGGGCTGGACCAGCCGCTGCACGAGCAGTACCTGCTGTTCATGGAGCGGCTCCTCGGCGGCGACCTCGGCACGTCACTGCGCTTCGGCCAGTCGGCCGGCGACCTGATCGCCGCCCGGCTGCCGGTCACCCTGTGGCTGATCGTGTACGCGGCCGCGCTGGCCTGCGTGTTCGCCGTGCCGCTGGCGCTGTGGGCGGCGTCGCGGCCCGCGGCGCTGCGCGACCGGGTGGTCCGCGTCATCTCGGTCGTCGGCCTCGGTGTGCCCGGCTTCTGGCTCGGGCTGGTGCTGATCGAGGTGGTGTCGGTGAACTGGCTGCTGTTGCCGGCCGCCGGGGTCGAGCCGGGCTTCCTCGGTCACGTCGAGTCGCTGTTCCTGCCGAGCCTGACCATCGCCGCCGGGATGACTCCGCTCGTGGTCAGGAGCCTGCGCACGGAGGTGCTGCGGGTCACCGAGTCCGACTTCGTGACCACCGCGAGAGCGAAGGGGCTGACGCCGCATCAGATCCGGATGCGGCACCTCCTGCGCAATGCCCTGGCGCCGTCGGTGACGGTGCTCACGGTGAACGTGAGCTTCCTGATCGGCGGCACGCTCGTGATCGAGCGGGTCTTCGGCCTGGGTGGTCTCGGCGACCTCATGCTGACCGGCATCGACGCCCGCGACTTCCCGCTCGTCCAGGCGGTCACGCTGGTGCTGGCCGTCCTGGTCGTCATCGTCAACATCCTCGGCGACCTGGCCCAGGCGCTGATCGACCCCCGTGTGGAGGTCCAGTGA
- a CDS encoding ATP-binding cassette domain-containing protein, translated as MTEPLLDVRDLAVTFTSGRSWGGDRGRVHAVRGVDLSVRAGEAFALVGESGSGKSTTAKCVAGLQRPTRGSITFAGAPLDPARDRGQRRAIQMIFQDPYSSLNPRMTIGAALIEILRVHRLASGRAAAERRAAELLDLVGMPRSALDQRPRAFSGGQRQRLGIARALAVEPSLLVADEPVSALDVSIQASVLLLLKQLQRELGLTMLFISHDLAVVRQLCDRVAVMADGLIVEEGTVGQVLTEPSADFTRTLLAAATDLPPLDLDLEHRQPTRRSTP; from the coding sequence ATGACTGAACCGCTGCTCGACGTGCGGGACCTGGCGGTGACGTTCACCTCCGGCCGGTCCTGGGGCGGTGACCGCGGCCGGGTCCACGCCGTCCGCGGCGTCGACTTGTCCGTGCGCGCCGGTGAAGCGTTCGCCCTGGTCGGCGAGTCGGGGTCGGGCAAGTCGACGACCGCCAAGTGCGTCGCCGGGCTGCAGCGGCCGACCCGCGGCTCGATCACGTTCGCGGGCGCGCCGCTGGACCCGGCCCGCGACCGCGGACAGCGCCGCGCCATCCAGATGATCTTCCAGGACCCCTACAGCAGCCTGAACCCGCGCATGACCATCGGCGCCGCGCTGATCGAGATCCTGCGGGTGCACCGCCTGGCCTCGGGCCGCGCGGCCGCGGAACGGCGGGCGGCCGAACTGCTCGACCTGGTGGGCATGCCGCGCAGCGCGCTGGACCAGCGTCCCCGCGCCTTCTCCGGCGGGCAGCGGCAACGGCTCGGGATCGCCCGGGCGCTGGCCGTCGAGCCGTCGCTGCTGGTCGCCGACGAGCCGGTGTCGGCGCTGGACGTCTCGATCCAGGCCTCGGTGCTGCTCCTGCTCAAGCAGCTCCAGCGCGAGCTGGGTCTGACCATGCTGTTCATCTCCCACGACCTCGCCGTCGTCCGGCAGCTGTGCGACCGCGTGGCCGTCATGGCCGACGGGCTGATCGTCGAGGAGGGCACGGTCGGCCAGGTGCTGACCGAGCCGTCGGCGGACTTCACCCGGACCCTCCTCGCGGCGGCGACCGACCTGCCACCGCTGGACCTGGACCTCGAGCACCGGCAACCGACGCGGAGGAGCACGCCATGA
- a CDS encoding CocE/NonD family hydrolase, producing MTYGTLGRAPFGAPTPDRPPRDVFDAYRQVDPTAPRSFEAGIPMRDGVELAATVHLPAAAVLPAPAIVRGTPYDKSAGMPQDVSRKVDAGYVHVRYDVRGRGKSEGLWHPFTLTEAQDGHDVVEWVAAQDWCGGAVGAEGLSYDGWTTMATVSQNPPHLRAATPFSAAGRWQQEIPYTYGCFQLFFVWWWAAVRRRIMDSSLDVPALFDLLPVQAMGDVLDTAGPGWAEWMEHDALDDVWRGRRFDGAYTFDVPTLHVTGWHDREDIQAAFHHYEQMMAHSPARDRQWLLVGPWSHVSSYYPTSTYKGIEYPGGTVDMAGIQLRFFDRFLRGEDNGVDDEPRVQLYDPGAKSWQVRPAWAGGTRELSLYLGDDATLGEAPGTAGSHSYDYDPLAPNGLSVDLENLPLEPDLDLAELEAQPGVVSWTSAPLDGAVTIRGWGEAELWASTDGEDTEWHVKLADVDDEGRALCVAWGCLRASHGKDLSAPAAVTPGAVERYSIELTPMFHTIRPGHRIRLVLASSEFPWFARNLNTFEPIATQAEPRVAHNSVFHGDARPSRIRLEIES from the coding sequence ATGACGTACGGGACCCTCGGACGCGCGCCGTTCGGCGCGCCGACCCCGGACCGTCCGCCGCGCGACGTCTTCGACGCGTACCGGCAGGTCGACCCGACGGCGCCGCGGTCGTTCGAGGCCGGCATCCCGATGCGCGACGGCGTCGAGCTCGCGGCCACCGTGCACCTCCCGGCGGCCGCGGTGCTGCCCGCGCCGGCGATCGTGCGCGGAACCCCGTACGACAAGAGCGCCGGGATGCCGCAGGACGTCAGCCGCAAGGTCGACGCCGGCTACGTGCACGTCCGCTACGACGTCCGCGGGCGCGGCAAGTCCGAGGGCCTGTGGCACCCGTTCACCCTCACCGAGGCGCAGGACGGGCACGACGTCGTCGAGTGGGTGGCGGCGCAGGACTGGTGCGGCGGCGCCGTCGGCGCCGAAGGGCTGAGCTACGACGGGTGGACCACCATGGCCACCGTCAGCCAGAACCCGCCGCACCTGCGGGCGGCCACCCCGTTCTCCGCGGCCGGCCGGTGGCAGCAGGAGATCCCGTACACCTACGGGTGCTTCCAGCTGTTCTTCGTGTGGTGGTGGGCGGCGGTCCGGCGCCGCATCATGGACTCCAGCCTCGACGTGCCCGCCCTGTTCGACCTGCTGCCGGTCCAGGCCATGGGCGACGTCCTCGACACCGCCGGGCCGGGCTGGGCGGAGTGGATGGAGCACGACGCCCTCGACGACGTGTGGCGCGGGCGCCGCTTCGACGGCGCCTACACCTTCGACGTCCCGACCCTGCACGTCACCGGCTGGCACGACCGCGAGGACATCCAGGCCGCGTTCCACCACTACGAGCAGATGATGGCGCACTCCCCCGCCCGCGACCGGCAGTGGCTGCTCGTCGGGCCGTGGAGCCACGTGTCGTCGTACTACCCGACCAGCACGTACAAGGGCATCGAGTATCCCGGCGGGACGGTCGACATGGCCGGCATCCAGCTGCGCTTCTTCGACCGGTTCCTGCGCGGCGAGGACAACGGGGTCGACGACGAGCCGCGGGTGCAGCTCTACGACCCCGGCGCGAAGTCGTGGCAGGTCCGGCCGGCCTGGGCCGGCGGCACCCGGGAGCTGAGCCTGTACCTCGGTGACGACGCCACCCTCGGTGAGGCGCCCGGGACGGCCGGGTCGCACAGCTACGACTACGACCCGCTGGCGCCCAACGGCCTGAGCGTCGACCTGGAGAACCTGCCGCTGGAGCCGGACCTGGACCTCGCCGAGCTCGAGGCCCAGCCCGGCGTCGTGTCGTGGACCAGCGCGCCGCTCGACGGCGCCGTGACCATCCGCGGCTGGGGCGAGGCCGAGCTGTGGGCGTCCACCGACGGCGAGGACACGGAATGGCACGTGAAGCTCGCCGACGTCGACGACGAGGGCCGGGCGCTCTGCGTCGCCTGGGGTTGCCTGCGCGCGTCGCACGGTAAGGACCTGTCGGCGCCCGCGGCCGTCACGCCGGGCGCGGTCGAGCGCTACTCGATCGAGCTCACCCCCATGTTCCACACGATCCGGCCGGGCCACCGGATCAGGCTGGTGCTGGCCAGCTCGGAGTTCCCCTGGTTCGCCCGGAACCTCAACACGTTCGAGCCGATCGCCACCCAGGCCGAACCACGCGTGGCGCACAACAGCGTCTTCCACGGCGACGCACGTCCGTCGCGGATCCGATTGGAGATCGAGTCATGA